Below is a window of Candidatus Hydrogenedens sp. DNA.
TTCTGTCTTTTCATATACCATCTCCTGTGATACTGTATTATTTTCAATAGCCATCCAAGGAACTTCGTTTTTTACATCATCTTCATTAGCGTTCATTATCTGGAATAGATGTTTTGCATAAGACCGGGTATCAAAAGCATTCCATCGCTGCAAAAATTCAGGGGAAACCGTTATTGTATTTTTTTGTTTCGCCTCATGTTGCAAAAAACTTAATAACTCATCCAGTATTTCGTTTATCTCTTTTTGAATATCCATTAAAAAATCTCGCTCTGCTTTTTGTATATAATATATGTAAAGTTACTTTGGGTATAACTATTTTAATAAACCTGAATCTGAATTTTGAAATCAATGAATCCTGAAGAGGCCATCATACATCAACTTGTTAGAAAGCATTTAACGCTGGCTACAGCAGAATCGTGCACAGGTGGGCTTATCTCACACCGTTTAACAAATGTTTCTGGGTCATCTGCGGTATTCGTTGGAGGTATTGTAGCCTATAGTAATGAAGTTAAAAAATCCTTGTTAGGGGTTTTGGAATCTTCATTGGTAGCATATGGAGCCGTGAGTAATCCTGTTGCCCTTGAAATGGCTCAGGGTATTTGCAATAGATTAAATAGCGATATGGGTGTTGGCGTAACAGGTATTGCCGGACCTACGGGAGGAACAGCGGAAAAGCCTGTAGGGTTGGTATATATTTCCGTGGTTTCTCTACCCTATAACATACATATAGTTAAAGAATGTCGGTTTCATGGAAGTCGTTCTGAAATAAAACAGCAGACATCGGATACTGCTTTGAATTTATTACTTGAAGTTATAAATAGCATAAATGGAAGGGAAGATACTCATGAATAATGAATTTGTTCATTTACATACCCATTCCGAATACAGTTTGTTAGACGGGATGTCAAAGATTGAAGATTTAATTCAACTTTGCTATAAATATCGTATGCCTGCATTAGCATTGACAGAGCATGGCAATATGTTTAGCACGGTTCCGTTTTATAAGACCTTAAAGAAATTGAAGCCGGAGAGTGATTTTCAACTTAAACAAATTATTGGTGCAGAATTATATGTAGCCCCTAAAAGTAGGACGGATAAAAAAGCAAAAGAATTTGACCGCAGTTATTATCATCTTCTTTTACTTTGTGAAAATGAAATTGGATACAAGAATCTATGTCAATTAATTTCCGCAGGTTATACAGACGGATTTTATATCAAGCCTCGTGTTGATATGGAATTGTTGTCTCAACATCATGAAGGATTAATCGTAAGTAGTGCTTGCATTAGCAGTCGGATAGCGAAAGCCATTTATTATGATAACGACAATGTGGCAGTAGATACATTAAATCAACTCATAGATATATTTGGAAAAGACCATGTATTTTTGGAAATTATGTATCATTCTTTGCCGGATGAGGATAAGGTTAACAGGGGGATAATTGAATTATCCAAGAAGTATTCCATTCCCCTGATAGCAACGCAGGATTCACACTATACAAGCCCGGAAGATTCGGAAGCCCATGAAGTATTGTTGTGTATTCAATCGCAAACTACGCTGATGGATGAAAAACGATGGCGGTTTGGCAGTAATGAATTTTATTTTCGTAGCCCGCAAGAGATGTATGAGATATTTAAGGATTATCCCGAGGCTTGTCAAAATACACTTCGAGTCGCAGAAATGTGTCAGGGCCATATTATTAAAAAGCGTAATTTAATTCCTAAATATATACCCGAGGATAATTCGGATGCCTATACCTTTTTAAGAAGATTAGTTGATGAAGGTTTTAAAAAGAGATTTGGTAATAAAATTCCGTCGGGTTATAAAGAGCGAGCTGAATATGAATTATCTACCATTGCAGAACTAAAATTTGTAGATTATTTTCTTGTAGTATGGGATATTGTTCACTTTGCCAAAACACATGGAATTCCTGTGGGACCGGGTAGAGGTTCTGCGGCAGGAAGTCTTGTGGCTTACCTTCTGGAAATTACGGATATAGACCCCATTCGCTATCAACTTTTGTTTGAACGATTTTTAAATCCGCAACGCGTGAGTATGCCTGATATTGATATTGACTTTGCAGATGACCGACGGATGGAGGTTGTCCAGTATGCTATTCAGAAGTATGGGAAAGATAATGTGTCTCTTATTGCGACTTTTCAACGCTCACTGGCAAGGAATGTCGTCCGTGATGTAGGCCGTGTGTTAGGTATCAGTTATGGGGAAGTTGACCAAATAGCGAAAATGATACCTACGGGGAAACATACCCTAAATGAAGCGTTGGAAATGGAACCTGAACTTAAAAAGCGAATAGAAGCGGAGCCCAATTTACAACGATTGTGGAAATTTGCTCTTAAATTGGAAGGGACTGTCCGTAATTCAGGCACACATGCGGCAGGAGTTGTAATTTGCGATAAACCCATCGTTAACTTTATTGCTACTTATAAAGAAAAAAATTCTGAGTTTATATCCACACAAGCAGAAAAAGAATGCGTGGAGGAATTAGGTCTATTGAAAATGGACTTCTTAGGGTTAAAAACATTGAGTGTTATTCATAACACATTAAAGTTGATAAAAAAGCATAAAGGTATTGATTTGGATATAAATAAAGTTTCTTTAGAAGATAAGAAAACATTTCAGATGCTTCAAGAAGGATTTACCCTGGGCGTGTTCCAATTAGAAAGCGAAGGGATGCGAAATCTCTCGATTCGATTAAAGGTACAATCCTTAGAGGAGATTGTGGCTTTGGTGGCTCTATTTCGTCCCGGACCTATGAAATATATTGACACATTTATTGAGAACAAATTTAAGCCGGAAAGGATACAATATTGGCATCCGATGTTGGCACCGGTGGTAAAAGAAACCTACGGAATACCTATCTATCAGGAGCAGGTTATGCAAATAGCCCAGCGGTGTGCAGGATTTTCATTACCTGAATCGGATATGTTGCGTCAGGGTATGGCAAAAAAGAAAATGGATATTGTAGAAGCAAAAAGATTGCCGTTTATTGAAGGTTGTATAAAGAACGGAATTGACAAACAAACCGCAGAACAAATTTTTACAAATATTGAGGATTTCGCAAACTATGGCTTTAATAAATCTCATAGTGTTGCTTATGCACTGTTAGCCTATCAAACCGCCTACTTGAAGGCAAATTATCCGGAAGAGTATATGTGTGCCTTGTTAACCAAAGAAGTGGATAATCTCGAAAAAATCTCTCTGTATATTAACGAATGTAATCGGATGGGCATTTCTGTATTGCCGCCGGATGTAAATAAGAGTGATGTAGTCTTTTCAATAGAGGGCAAAACCATCCGCTTTGGATTGGGTGTTATAAAAAATGTAGGTATGGGTGTTTGTGAATTAATTGTAAACGAGCGAGAAGCGAATGGCTGTTACAAAGATATTTTTGATTTCTGTTGCCGACTTAACCCGCGGCAAATTAACAAACGAGTGTTGGAAAACTTGATTAAAGCGGGTGCTATGGATTCATTTGGGGTAACCCGACAAAGTCTTTTTGAATCTATAAACATAGCTATGGCAGAGGGGCAACGCGCCAGTAAAGAACGCTCCTCTGGACAAATAAGTCTTTTTGGGGATGTCCCCATTACCTCTCTCAATACCAATATTCATAATGAAATTGTTCCGAAGGAAGAATGGCCATTGTTACAGAAACTTTCTTATGAAAAAGAGGTAATAGGAATATATATATCGGGACATCCATTAGAGCAATATAAAGATATATTTAAATTATGGACTACACCGAAAGATACCGTTGAAAAGAAGGGGGAAGGAGAGGATGTTATTTTAGGAGGAATTATTATTGATGTGAAATATCATAATGCAGCCAAAGGGAAAATGGCTTTTATTAAATTGGATGATACTGAACGGCAATATGAAATAACCTGTTTCTCAGATACCTACGAAAAGTCAAAAGATTTGATATATATAGAGAATATAGTCCTTATTCAGGCGCGGGTCAATTTCAGGAATTCTCAACGCGGTTACATTGCTCGTATTATTATTCCGCCCGATGAATGTATAACCCTGGCAAGTGCTTTCCATATACGGGTGGATTCGACAATCACTGAAAGTGATTATGAAAAATTGATGGATATATTTTCTTATAATATCGGGGATTGTGAGGTCTTTTTTCATTATCAGGATATCCTAAAACAAAGGGAAATTATTATTCAGGCGTATCCGGATATAAAAGTTTCTGCAACGCCACGGCTCGTAGCAGAAATAGAAGAAATTGTAGGGAAAAACAATACATGGTTTAGTGCAGGTAATTTATTACCTATTTCTCATAATGGAAAAAGAATAAGATAATCGTGGTGTAAAAGATTTTTCGGCTTCACGGCAATAAATTCGTGATTACGGCACGAGATGAGAAAAGAGGGTTAATTACTTTCTTATTTTAAGGTATTAAACTTCAATTGTTTCGCGGAATTTAAGAATGGATAGGTTCTTGACACCTTTTTCTGCAAGTGCTAAATAAAGGGCTTGCATAGCTTTTGTTTCGCCGTGCACCAGAAAAACTTTCGTGTCTGTATTGGCATATCTTGAACCAAAGTCAATTAGTTCCGTCCTGCCGGCGTGGGCACTAAATTCGTTCATAATTCGAACACGAGCCTTTAATTCCAACATAATACCTAAAATTTTAACCTGTTTTTGTTTTTCAACAATTTTGCGTCCCAAAGTGTATTCAGCCTGAAAACCAATAATAAGAATGGTGTTGCGTGGGTCTGAGATATTATTTCGGAGATGATGCAAGATACGGCCATATTCACACATACCGGATGCAGAAATGATAATGGCGGGACCTTTCAAACTGTTTAATTCCATAGATTCACTCTGAGAGCGAATGTAGCGGATTCGTTTTAAGTCAAATGGGTTGCCCGCTTCGCGTAATTGTTCTTTAAAATCTTCGTCAAAGGATTCCATGTGTAGGCGAAATACTTCTGTAATATCCACGGTAAGAGGACTATCCACAAAAACAGGGATATCTGGGATTCGGTTTTGTGTTTCCAATCGGTGAAGAGAATAGATAAACTCTTGTGTCCGTTCTAAAGCGAAACTGGGAACAATAACTTTGCCTTCCTGAGCAACGGCTTCTTTTATTATCTCTTCTAATTTAGCGTCCATTTGTTCTACATTACCATGGTCACGGTCACCATAGGTAGACTCCATTATAAGGGTATCACAAGGAGGAGGTTCCCATGGGTCTTGTAGGATGGGCATGTTTTTTCGACCAATATCACCGGAAAAGATAAATCGTTTCCATTTCCCAGATTCTCGATATTCTAATTCGACCATAGCAGAACCTAATACATGACCGGCATCGTGAAATGTCAGGAATACATCATTTCCGACTTGCATTCGCATTTCGTAAGGGACTGATATAAAATGTTTCATAATTTCGTGGACATCATCCGAAGTATAAAGCGGTGGGATAAAGGTCAAATGTTTTTTAGATAGCCATTGGGCATCTTTCTGCTGAATATGGGCGCTATCCATTAACATAATGGAACATAAGTCCCTTGTTGCTGGTGTTGCGTAGATAGGTCCTCTGTATCCTTTTTTACCAAATAATGGTAACAGTCCACTATGGTCTATATGTGCATGGCTAAGTATAATGCAATTAATTTTTTGGATATCCAAAGAATTCTGACGGTTTTTCTGGTCAGCCTCTGCACGTCTTCCCTGAAAGAGGCCACAATCCAGTAAAATTTTATTGCCGTTTATCTCTAAAAGATGTTTACTGCCTGTAACTTCTTGTGCGGCTCCGTAGGATGTTATTTTCATAATGCGGACTCCCTATTTCTTATAACGGGTGGATGTGTTTTGAACCATTCTACACAACGCTCAACAAGTCGTTTGGGGTCTCGGTCAAAAACGATGTTTGAACCTGTTTTTTTCTCGATTACAGGGAGAATATCATCTATATGGTCGGCAATACCTTCTGTGCCCATCAGCACACCGATGGGTCTTCCTTCATCATAGGCAATGGCAAATTCGCCCAATGTTCCCGAACGACCTCCCACTATAATAATAATATCGCAACTGCGAACCCCTATTACTTCACGACCCATGAGACCTGAACCTGTATATATCATAATATCTATGTGGTCTAAAGGACTGCCGTAAACATGAACATGTTCATACTCACTTAATGCGGGGGAAACTCCTACTGTTAAACCGCCTTTGGATTTACAACCTTTAACGGCTTCGTGAGGCAAACCGGGACATCCCCCTGTTAATATTACACAACCTAACTCCGCAATTGTTTCTCCTAAAATTCTGCATTTTTGTGCTGCTTCTGGAGAAATTTCTCCTCCCGCAGAACCCATGACACCTATTTTGATTTTAGGTTTATCCATTTGTTTTTACTCCTTTCTGCTGTTTTACTTCTTTTAATAATTCATTGGCATGTTTTAAACTAATTTCAGAAATAGAACCATCAAGCATACGGGCGATTTCTTTAATTCTCTCTTCTCCTTTTAAGGGTCTAACGCGGGTTACAGTTCGGTTGTCCACATTCTCCTTCAATATCTGGAAATGAGATGCTCCGAAAACGGCAATCTGGGGAATATGCGTTATGACTATAACTTGATGATGACGGGCTAATTCTGCCAATTTTTCGGCTACTTTTCGTGCAACCATACCTCCCACACCGGCATCAATCTCATCAAATATCAAAGTAGGAATCTGGTCGGCACGAGCCAGTTCCGTTTTCAAAGCAAGCATGATACGGGACATTTCACCACCGGAGGCAATTTGTCTTAAAGGTTTTTTAATTTCACCTATATTGGGAGTTAGTAGGAATTCAACTTTATCTATACCACTGGAATACAAGGGACATCTTTCTATTGTGACATGGAAAGTTGCATCTTTCATGGCTAAGTCTTTAATTGACTGGGTAACCTGCGAAGAAAGGATTTCTCCTGCTTTCTGTCTTCGTTCTGATAATTGTTCGGCGGATTGTATAATTTCTTTGTATAGTTTATTTTTCTGTTTTTTTAATTCTTCCAATTGTTGCTCACTGTTCATTACTTTATCCAGAACGGAACGGGCTTTTTGTGCGTATTCTATAACTTCTTCAATGGTATTTCCATATTTATGTTTCAATCGGTTTATCTGATTAAGTCTCTGGTTTAATCGTTCAATTTCTTCTTCGCTAATTTCTACCAGATTACAGCATCGCTCGCATTCTCGGGATAACTCTTGTAGTTCACATTGAATCTCTTCGAGCCGATTAAAAAACGGCTCAAAGGTGGCATCGTGTTTTTGCAGTTCACCAACCATAGATTGGATACGGTGCAGGAAAACGATTACACTAAATTCAGAGCCGGAAAGTAATTCGGAAATTTCTTTTGCATTTTTCCGTATGTTTTCAAGATTCATAGCATAGGACAGTTGATTTCGTAAGGTTTCATCTTCTCCGATAGAAGGGGATACTTGTTCAATTTCGTTTAATTCATGTTTTAATAAATCTAATTCGCGGTTTTGCCGCTGTGCCATTTCCTCAAGGTTTGCTATTTCTTCATCTATCTTTTTTATAGCAAGGAACTTTTCACGAACATTTTCAGAAAGGGCGTTGGCATTTGCAAAGGTATCCAATAATTCTAACTGGCATGAGGGTTTTAATACGGACTGATGTTCATGTTGTCCATGAAAATCTACAAGTTGATTTCCTATATTTAAAAGGACGCTAACAGGAACAGGTCTGCCTGAAACCCACGCTTTACTTCTCCCATCGGAAGATATAAGACGGGAAAGAATAATTCTGTTATCATCCAATTCGATTTCATATTCTTTCAGTATTTGTAGTATGGATTGGGATACAACTGGAATATGAAAAACCGCATCTACCCGAGTTTTTTCTGCACCTGTTCGTATAAATTCAGTAGATGCCCTCTCCCCCAATGCTATCTGTAAGGATTCAACAATAATAGATTTGCCTGCACCGGTTTCACCCGATAAAATATTCAGTCCTGATGAAAAATTGATTTCGAGTTCATCAATCAGTGCAAAATCTTTGATATACAAGGTTTCTAACATAAATCTTTCATATCCTATGTTTCTATCCTTTTCGTCAAAGTTAGGTATGCCAGATACTCCTGATTTCCTGCGGGTCCTTTTATGGGAGAAGGAACTACACCCTGAATTTCAAAGCCAAGTTTTTCTGCTTCGTTTAATACTTCATCAATTGTTTTTTTAATAATCATATTGTCCTTAACAACACCGCCTTTTTCTACATGTTCGCGTCCTGCTTCAAATTGAGGTTTGATTAATATTACCCCCCGCGACTGATTATCTACAAGTTCTACTATTTTAGGCAAAATTAATTTTAATGAAATGAAGGAACAATCTACTGTAAAAAAATCAGGTTTCTCAGGTAATTGATTAGGGTCTAAATATCGAATATTACATCGTTCCATAACAACTACTCGAGAATTATTTCTTATAGCCCATGCTAATTGACCATATCCCACATCAACTGCATAGACTTTTTTTGCGCCATATTGTAATAAACAATCTGTAAAGCCGCCCGTAGAAGAACCTATATCTATGGCGATTACAGAATGAACATCTATCCCGAAATGATTTAATGCATGCTCTAATTTTATTCCCCCTCGACTAACAAAACGGTTATCCTGTATTATCTTTAATTCAATATTTTCAGGAAGTTTGGTTCCGGGTTTGTCAAGACATATACCATTTTTATCAAATACTTTACCCGAGCGAATAAGGGATTGAGCCTGTGTTCGTGTTAGGTTCAGCCGTTTTTGCAAAAGAATATCCAATCGTTCACGCATTTTTTAAAATTTTTTAAAATATACAATTAACTATTTGATTTTATTAAGAATTTTTAAGGTATTATTATCTTATAAAAAATATATGGATAAAGGAAAATGTTATGTTTCGAAATGTTATGTTTTTGCTTATATGTGTAATTATATCCTCGAGTATTTTCGCAGATGGTGTTTTAACTATTTCTGATGTTGAAACAGCCACTCCTGGAGTGTTTCGATTACCTTTGAATTGGGAAGGGAATCAATCTAATATAAGCACCTTGATAATCCGATGGAATTCCACTGTATCTAATATTTTTCCTCTGGAAGTAGAACCTTCATCAAATCTCGGTGCAGAGAAAAAGTTAATGTATTCCGTAACAGGCTCCCAAATAAATATCATCATTTACGGAGGCACACAGAGTATTCCTGATGGTTTATTGGGCAACCTGGTTGCACAAAGCACAACTCGATTAGCCGATAATTCAGAAATCCAGATAACAGGAGTAACTGCAGAAGGAGCAGACAATAAAGCATTACCCAAAAATGTATTGGTCAATGGAGGGAAAATAATTGTAAAAAATAACAACGATTTCCACAGTGCAGATACGAACAAAGATTGGAGCATTAGCCTTTCTGAGGTGCTTCGTGTAGTTCAATTGTTCAATGCTCGTGAATATCATTGTGAGGCAGGAACAGAAGATGGGTACGCTCCTTTTGAAGGGAATAAAAATTGCACACCTCATAAATCGGATTATGACCCACAGGACTGGAAAATTAGGTTAAATGAATTACTCCGTATTATTCAATTTTTTAACTTTCCCGGTGGCAGTTATCATCCCGATACCAATGGAGAAGATAAATACAGTCCTGGTCCTTTCTCAAAAAAATAACAATATTTATTGCTTTTTGCTGTCGGTTATGGGGGTGTTGGGTCGGGTGAAGCACTATGCTAACAGTATTATTTATTGCTTTTTGCTGACGGTTATGGGGGTGTTTACATTTGTAAGCCATTGTTTATAAATGACTTCGATACAATACTTCGCTAAATAATAATAACCTTCACTACTTAAATGAACATTATCCATCATGGCTTTTGTGTCATTACAATAATCGGGATTTCCCCCGGGAAAAGGTTTATAGTCGGGATATTGTCCCGGTAGAGGAACGGTATGAGGAGGAATATCATTCGCTACTCCAAAATGGTATTGCATTAATCCATAGGTTTGAATATAAAAGCATCTGTCAATGTTTTTACACATTTCCATTCGTCTGCGGGATAATTCTACCCCCGCCATATTGAGTTCTTGACAGCGGGCTTTTCCTCTACTTTTATTGATAAAATCATATTCAATAAGTGCTACATGGAGGTTGGGTTTCATATCCAAAAGGGCTCGAATAATCGTTTCG
It encodes the following:
- a CDS encoding MBL fold metallo-hydrolase; protein product: MKITSYGAAQEVTGSKHLLEINGNKILLDCGLFQGRRAEADQKNRQNSLDIQKINCIILSHAHIDHSGLLPLFGKKGYRGPIYATPATRDLCSIMLMDSAHIQQKDAQWLSKKHLTFIPPLYTSDDVHEIMKHFISVPYEMRMQVGNDVFLTFHDAGHVLGSAMVELEYRESGKWKRFIFSGDIGRKNMPILQDPWEPPPCDTLIMESTYGDRDHGNVEQMDAKLEEIIKEAVAQEGKVIVPSFALERTQEFIYSLHRLETQNRIPDIPVFVDSPLTVDITEVFRLHMESFDEDFKEQLREAGNPFDLKRIRYIRSQSESMELNSLKGPAIIISASGMCEYGRILHHLRNNISDPRNTILIIGFQAEYTLGRKIVEKQKQVKILGIMLELKARVRIMNEFSAHAGRTELIDFGSRYANTDTKVFLVHGETKAMQALYLALAEKGVKNLSILKFRETIEV
- a CDS encoding SGNH/GDSL hydrolase family protein, which translates into the protein MLRKKHFVSILVIFLLCSFVLPLSASAKTPRILMVGDSWAWFMYLNRSLRDALEDMGLGEYEEIGIFTTVPGSEASQWVNPKWLEQVRKELDNYPTIDIIHLSVGGNDFLNNWRIDMPPEAKEALFQQVVRDTETIIRALLDMKPNLHVALIEYDFINKSRGKARCQELNMAGVELSRRRMEMCKNIDRCFYIQTYGLMQYHFGVANDIPPHTVPLPGQYPDYKPFPGGNPDYCNDTKAMMDNVHLSSEGYYYLAKYCIEVIYKQWLTNVNTPITVSKKQ
- a CDS encoding CinA family protein, whose translation is MNPEEAIIHQLVRKHLTLATAESCTGGLISHRLTNVSGSSAVFVGGIVAYSNEVKKSLLGVLESSLVAYGAVSNPVALEMAQGICNRLNSDMGVGVTGIAGPTGGTAEKPVGLVYISVVSLPYNIHIVKECRFHGSRSEIKQQTSDTALNLLLEVINSINGREDTHE
- the recN gene encoding DNA repair protein RecN, which gives rise to MLETLYIKDFALIDELEINFSSGLNILSGETGAGKSIIVESLQIALGERASTEFIRTGAEKTRVDAVFHIPVVSQSILQILKEYEIELDDNRIILSRLISSDGRSKAWVSGRPVPVSVLLNIGNQLVDFHGQHEHQSVLKPSCQLELLDTFANANALSENVREKFLAIKKIDEEIANLEEMAQRQNRELDLLKHELNEIEQVSPSIGEDETLRNQLSYAMNLENIRKNAKEISELLSGSEFSVIVFLHRIQSMVGELQKHDATFEPFFNRLEEIQCELQELSRECERCCNLVEISEEEIERLNQRLNQINRLKHKYGNTIEEVIEYAQKARSVLDKVMNSEQQLEELKKQKNKLYKEIIQSAEQLSERRQKAGEILSSQVTQSIKDLAMKDATFHVTIERCPLYSSGIDKVEFLLTPNIGEIKKPLRQIASGGEMSRIMLALKTELARADQIPTLIFDEIDAGVGGMVARKVAEKLAELARHHQVIVITHIPQIAVFGASHFQILKENVDNRTVTRVRPLKGEERIKEIARMLDGSISEISLKHANELLKEVKQQKGVKTNG
- the dnaE gene encoding DNA polymerase III subunit alpha — its product is MNNEFVHLHTHSEYSLLDGMSKIEDLIQLCYKYRMPALALTEHGNMFSTVPFYKTLKKLKPESDFQLKQIIGAELYVAPKSRTDKKAKEFDRSYYHLLLLCENEIGYKNLCQLISAGYTDGFYIKPRVDMELLSQHHEGLIVSSACISSRIAKAIYYDNDNVAVDTLNQLIDIFGKDHVFLEIMYHSLPDEDKVNRGIIELSKKYSIPLIATQDSHYTSPEDSEAHEVLLCIQSQTTLMDEKRWRFGSNEFYFRSPQEMYEIFKDYPEACQNTLRVAEMCQGHIIKKRNLIPKYIPEDNSDAYTFLRRLVDEGFKKRFGNKIPSGYKERAEYELSTIAELKFVDYFLVVWDIVHFAKTHGIPVGPGRGSAAGSLVAYLLEITDIDPIRYQLLFERFLNPQRVSMPDIDIDFADDRRMEVVQYAIQKYGKDNVSLIATFQRSLARNVVRDVGRVLGISYGEVDQIAKMIPTGKHTLNEALEMEPELKKRIEAEPNLQRLWKFALKLEGTVRNSGTHAAGVVICDKPIVNFIATYKEKNSEFISTQAEKECVEELGLLKMDFLGLKTLSVIHNTLKLIKKHKGIDLDINKVSLEDKKTFQMLQEGFTLGVFQLESEGMRNLSIRLKVQSLEEIVALVALFRPGPMKYIDTFIENKFKPERIQYWHPMLAPVVKETYGIPIYQEQVMQIAQRCAGFSLPESDMLRQGMAKKKMDIVEAKRLPFIEGCIKNGIDKQTAEQIFTNIEDFANYGFNKSHSVAYALLAYQTAYLKANYPEEYMCALLTKEVDNLEKISLYINECNRMGISVLPPDVNKSDVVFSIEGKTIRFGLGVIKNVGMGVCELIVNEREANGCYKDIFDFCCRLNPRQINKRVLENLIKAGAMDSFGVTRQSLFESINIAMAEGQRASKERSSGQISLFGDVPITSLNTNIHNEIVPKEEWPLLQKLSYEKEVIGIYISGHPLEQYKDIFKLWTTPKDTVEKKGEGEDVILGGIIIDVKYHNAAKGKMAFIKLDDTERQYEITCFSDTYEKSKDLIYIENIVLIQARVNFRNSQRGYIARIIIPPDECITLASAFHIRVDSTITESDYEKLMDIFSYNIGDCEVFFHYQDILKQREIIIQAYPDIKVSATPRLVAEIEEIVGKNNTWFSAGNLLPISHNGKRIR
- a CDS encoding TlyA family RNA methyltransferase; this translates as MRERLDILLQKRLNLTRTQAQSLIRSGKVFDKNGICLDKPGTKLPENIELKIIQDNRFVSRGGIKLEHALNHFGIDVHSVIAIDIGSSTGGFTDCLLQYGAKKVYAVDVGYGQLAWAIRNNSRVVVMERCNIRYLDPNQLPEKPDFFTVDCSFISLKLILPKIVELVDNQSRGVILIKPQFEAGREHVEKGGVVKDNMIIKKTIDEVLNEAEKLGFEIQGVVPSPIKGPAGNQEYLAYLTLTKRIET